The Halomonas sp. 'Soap Lake #6' genomic sequence GCGCGCTTTCAAATCACCCAGCGTGAGTTTGCACATTTAGCCGAGTATGCCAAGGAGCATGGGCTTTATGGCAAACTTTCAGGTGTGCTGTTGGATATTGGAGTGTCGTCTCCCCAGTTGGATGATCCTGAGCGTGGCTTTAGTTTTATGCGTAACGGGCCTCTGGATATGCGCATGGACCCTACGCAGGGTGAGAGTGCAGCTGATTTTTTAGCGCGTGCGCGTGAGGCAGATATTGCCAATGTGTTTAAAACATTTGGCGAGGAGCGCTATGCAAAGCGTTTGGCCCGGGCGGTTGTTACTCGGCGAGCTGACAAACCGTTTACCCACACCGTAGACTTGGCTGAAGTGCTTAAGGCGGCTCATCCAGCATGGGAGAAGGGGAGGCATCCAGCCACCAAGGCTTTCCAAGGGCTACGCATTTACCTTAATGGCGAATTAGAACAGCTTGATGCTGCTTTAGAGGCGGCTCTTGAAGCGCTAGCTCCAGGCGGGCATCTGGTAGTGATAAGCTTTCACTCCCTGGAGGATCGTCGCGTAAAGCGCTTTATCCGCCATCATGTGCGGGGAGATACTCACTTGCCCCGTGGTGTTCCCATTCGAGATGATCAGTTAAATCGTCGTCTTGAAGCACTGGGTAAAGGAATGCGGCCAAGTGACGACGAGGTGGATGTTAACCCTCGAGCACGTAGTGCTGTGATGCGAGCCGCCCGCAAACGAATGTGATCACGGATGCAACCATGAGTATGGATCGGATTGAACGTTGGGTCGCGATATTGCGTGCTGAGTGGCCGTTTAAGCTGCGTATACGTTTGTGGCCGTTAGTAATTAGCGTTTTATTCTTGCTCTGCATGGTGACGGGCCTAGCCGTTGTCACTACCACGCATATGACCAGAATGCAGTTTGCTCAGTTGCAGCAGCTAGAGCAGGAAAAAAATCAGCTGCAAACCGAGTGGGGGCAGCTGTTGCTTGAAGAGGGCGCTTGGTCAACCCCGGCGCGGATCGAACAAATTGCCACGGAACGGCTGGATATGCGTATTCCTGATGTGAATGATGTCGAGGTCATTCGGCCATGAGTCAGCAGCGACGGGGTGGAATGTCCCGGCAACTGCCAGTTGCGCCTCCGCTAGCAGGTGGGCGTTTTCTATTTATTTTGATTCTCGTGATCCTGGCGTCGAGTATTTTGATAGGGCGAATTACGCTCCTGCAAGTAATTGATCGCCCTTTTCTTCAGAGTCAGGGGGATGCGCGAACCCTGCGTCACGAAGCAATCCCTGCGCACCGGGGCATGATTACTGACCGTAATGGCGAGCCCTTGGCAATATCGACGCCTGTTGTCACTCTTTGGGCAAACCCCCAAGAGTTGCCCGATGATGGTATCCAGCGCTTTATGCTGGCCCAGGCGCTAGGCATGACGATTGATGACTTTGAGTCCCGGGTAGCACGCTTCAGCAGTCGGGAGTTTATGTATTTGCGCCGCCAGATGACACCAGAAGCGGCACAGCGCATTCTTGATTTGCGCACCCCAGGTGTTTATCCCCAGCGTGAGTACAAGCGCTACTATCCCGCTGGTGAAGTAGCCGCCCAACTGTTGGGTGTGACGAATGTAGATGACGTTGGCCAAGAGGGTTTGGAGCTTGCGTACCAGCCCTATTTGGCGGGGCACCCAGGTCAGCGTCGAGTTATTAAAGACCGCCGTGGGCGGCTAGTGCGTGAGCTTGGGGTGATTCGTGATGCCCAGCCTGGTGGTGAATTAACACTCGCTATTGATCAGCGCATTCAATATATGGCGTATCGAGAGTTGCGGGCAGCAGTGGCTGAACATGAAGCTGATGGTGGCTCACTGGTGATGCTCGATGCACGTACCGGCGAAGTATTGGCGATAGCCAATTTGCCCTCCTATAACCCTAATAATCGTGCTGGGTTAGATCCCCGTGGGTTGCGTAATCAAGCGTTGGTTGATGTATTTGAACCAGGCTCAGTTATGAAACCTTTAGCAATGGCTGCGATTCTTGAAAGTGGGGTTGTTGATCGGGATGTCGTGGTAGATACCTCGCCAGGTTGGATGCGGGTCGACCAGTTCACTATTCGTGATTTTCGTAATTACGGCGCGCTTGATTTGGCTGGCATTCTGGAGAAGTCATCCAATATCGGGATGTCTCGGCTGGCACTACGGCTAAGCGATACCGCTATCTGGGAAAAATATAATCAGTTGGGGCTGGGGTATAGCCCGGGTACTGGCTTTCCCGGTGAGTCAGCGGGTAGTTTGCCAGCACCGGTACGCTGGTCGCGTAGTGAGCGAGCAGCGCTGTCATATGGCTACGGGCTTTCAGTATCTGCACTGCAGCTAGCCAGTGCTTACACTGCTTTGGCTAACGGCGGTGAGCGCTTGCCTCCCTCTCTGTTAAGGCTGTCAGAGCCGCCTCAGGGAATTCCTGCGATCTCTCCAAGCGTGGCCAATGATCTTTTAGATGTTTTGGAAACCTCCGTTGGGGCCTACTCAGGCGGTCGTCGTGCGCGCGTTGAGGGGTATCGCGTAGGGGGTAAGACTGGCACCGTGCGTAAAACTGGTCAGCAGGGTTATATGGCCGATGCTTACCGCAGTGTTTTTGCGGGTATAGCGCCGATTTCAGATCCGCGTATTGTTACTGTTGTCATGATTGATCACCCCAAAGCAGGCCAGTTTTATGGTGGGGCAGTGGCTGCACCCGTGTTTTCAAGTGTGACAGGCAATGCGTTACGGTTGCTAGATGTGCCGCCGGACCATGGGGTCGATTAGCGTGAAGGAGATTGCATGACGTTGCACCCTAGCAGTTTGTTACAAGCGTTAAGGCAAGTATGGCCAAATGCTTTATTACCTGATGAATTACTTGGTTTGCCTGCAGAGCTCCGTTTAATAACCGATACCCGCAAGTTAAGCGCTGGCGATGTGTTTATTGCTGTGCCGGGTAGCCAGCAGGATGGACGGGCGTTTATTGAGCGTGCGTTAGAGTTGGGTGCTTCTTTCGTATTGGCACATACCAAGCAGAGTAAGGCCACCCTGGAAGGACAGGTGCTTTATTTACCGCACTTGTCCTTGCGCCTTGGTGAGTTAGGCAGGGCGTTGTTCGACGTTCCCAATGACTTGCAAGTGATCGCGGTTACCGGAACCAACGGTAAAAGCTCGGTAACCCACTATATTGCCGCTTTAAGTGAACTGTTAGGAACGCCTGCTGGAGTTGTGGGTACTTTAGGCACAGGTCGCCCGGGGCAGCTGTTAGATAGTGGCCTAACTACTCCAGGGCCGCTAGCACTTCAGCAAGCCTTGGGAGATTTGGCTCGCCAGGGGGTAAAGCGTGTTGCTCTTGAGGCATCCTCTCACGCCTTGGATCAGCACCGATTAGAAGCTGTTGACGTTAACGTTGGTGTTTTTACCAATTTAAGTCGTGATCATCTTGATTATCACGGCAGTATGGCGGCTTACGCCGCTGCTAAGGCTAAGCTCTTTCGCCGCACTGAGTTAACGCATGCGGTAGTGAATGCAGACGACCCATTAACGCGCTTGATGTTGGCTGGTTGCGACAGCAATGTTCGGGTGCTTGCTACTGGTTGTGACGATGCTGTGACGCTGCGCGTACTTGACTGGCATCCTCATAAGGAGGGCCAGCAGGCACTTATTGCTACGCCTGAGGGCGAAAAAGCGCTCGATCTGAGTCTGATGGGGCGCTTTAACTTAGATAACGTATTGCTGGCGATAACTGTGCTTTATGGGGTGGGAGAAACGCTCGATCGCCTGTTTGATGCAGCATCGGCGCTCACGCCGGTGCCTGGGCGCATGGCGCTTTATCGTGCAGCTAGTGGCCCTAGTGTGGTGGTCGATTATGCCCACACGCCGGATGCTCTAGACAATGCGCTAGGCGCACTTAAGGCGCACTTAGGTAGCAGCGAAGGCAAGCTGTGGTGCCTTTTTGGCTGTGGTGGTGAGCGCGATACGGGGAAGCGTGCGGAGATGGCTGCGGTGGCCGAGCGTCTGGCGGACCATGTGGTGATTACGGATGATAATCCCCGTTTTGAGTCTGCCGAGCAGATACGCAAGGAGATTATTGCCGGCCTCTCGCCGGATACCCCCTTTATGGAGCTGGGTGATCGCCGCCAAGCTATTGCCTATGTAGTTCAGCAAGCAGGCCAGAATGATGTCGTGCTGGTGGCAGGGAAAGGGCACGAAGCTTACCAAGAAATAGCTGGTGTCCGTCACGCCTATCAAGATGATGAGCAGGTTGTAAAAGCCTTGGCACTAAAGGATTCAGGGCAATGAGTTGGACGCTTGGAGGAGTCGCTGCTGCGCTTAATCTCCTGCCTCCAGCACTACCTCAACTGCCGTTAACAGCGGTGGTGACTGATACTCGCAAGATTGTGCCGGGTTGTTTGTTTGTTGCGCTCAAAGGGCCGCGCTTTGATGGTCATGACTTTCTTGAAAAAGCGCGAGAGCAGGGCGCTAGTGCAGCGCTGGTGGAGCAGCCGAACGACAGCACTTTGCCTCAGCTAGTATGTGCTGATACCCGCTTAGGGCTGGGTCTTTTGGCAAGGGAGTGGCGCTATCGTCATAAGCTACCTATCGTTGCGGTAACCGGTAATAGTGGTAAAACCACAGTCAAAGAGATGACTGCTGCTCTGTTAGCCCCACTGGGTGATGTGCTAGCGACAGAGGGTAACCTGAATAACGACTTCGGTGTGCCGCTTACCCTGCTACGGCTTACCGAGTGTCATCAGGCGGCGGTTGTGGAGCTTGGGGCAAACCATCTAGGCGAAATTGCCTGGACCAGTCAGTTAGCTTCTCCTGATGTTGCCATTATTACTAATGTGACCGGTGCCCATGTGGGTGAGTTTGGGGGGATGGGGCAGATTGCCCAGGCTAAAAGCGAAATTCTATCAGGCCTAAGTGCCAGCGGCGTAGCTGTGCTGAATAGGGAAGACCGTTATTTTGCTTTTTGGTCAGCCTGCGCTGCACCACGCCGGATAGTAAGCTATGGCTGGGATAACCAATCAGATGTCTATGCAGCAGCCCTTTCCTGTGATCAACAGGGGCGGTATGCTTTTACGCTGATCTATCAGGGGCAGGCGCTTGGTGATGTTCGCCTTCCGCTTATCGGTAAGCACAATGTTAGTAATGCCTTAGCTGCTGCTGCAGCGGCCTTGGTGGTTGGGTTGGCACCCGAACGAGTAGTGGCAGGTCTGTCTCTTTTGCCGAGCTTGCCAGGGCGTTTAAGTAGTGTGCCGGGGATACGCAATGCCACGTTGCTGGATGATACCTACAACGCGAACCCTGGTGCGATGAAGGCCGCCTTAGAAACCCTAGCAAATTTTCCCGCCCCGCGCTGGTGTGCTCTTGGGGCAATGGGGGAGTTGGGGCAGGAGTCTGAAGCACTGCATGCTGAGATTGGCCGCTTTGCTGCCTCGCTTGGTATCGATACACTGCTGACTTTCGGCGATGCCGCACGTTCAGCCAGTGAAGCCTTTGGTCGCGGGCAGCACTTTGACGACCACGAGACGCTTGTGCGTCATATCATTAATACGTTGCCGCCTGACACCACGCTGTTGGTGAAGGGGTCACGTAGTGCGGGCATGGAGCATGTCATCGCCGCGCTACGCTCGGATGAAATAAGGTAAACGCCGTTCATGTTACTTCACCTGGCGAATTTTTTAGCCCAATATCAATCGGCCTTTCAGGTTTTCAATTATCTCACGTTGCGCGTTATTTTAGCGGCTTTAACGGCACTAATGCTTTGTCTATGGCTAGGGCCGTGGGTGATTCGTCGGCTGGTCGAAGGTCAAATTGGTCAAGCCGTTCGTGACGATGGCCCCCAGTCACATCTTTCCAAAGCAGGTACGCCGACGATGGGCGGCGCCATGATTTTGCTGGCGATCGCAATCAGTACCCTGGCATGGGGAGATTTAACCAATCATTACGTCTGGATAGTGCTAGCCGTGACGCTCGGTTTCGGTGCTATTGGCTGGGTAGATGACTACCGAAAAGTGGTTGAGAAAAATCCAAGAGGCTTACCTGCACGTTGGAAGTATTTTTGGCAGTCGGTAGTAGGTTTAGGGGCGGCGATAGTGCTGTACGTAACGGCCTCCACACCTGTTGAGACGAGCCTGTTAGTGCCGTTATTTAAAGATGTTGCACTTCCTCTAGGCGTGTTCTACATCGTACTAACGTATTTTGTGATTGTGGGTAGCTCTAATGCGGTTAACTTAACCGATGGGCTTGATGGGCTTGCCATTATGCCGACTGTATTGGTGGCCATGGGATTATCTGTGTTTGCTTATGCAAGTGGCAACGCGGTATTTGCTAACTATCTACACATCCCCTTTATTAATGGAACCGGTGAGCTGGCGATATTTTGTGCCACCATTGCGGGTGCGGGACTAGGTTTTTTGTGGTTTAACACTTACCCAGCCCAAGTCTTTATGGGTGATGTTGGGGCGCTTGCTCTTGGTGCGGCGTTAGGTGTGGTGGCAGTGATTGTCCGGCAGGAAATTGTTCTGTTTATTATGGGTGGGATTTTCGTACTTGAAACGGTGTCGGTCATTCTCCAGGTAGGCTCTTACAAAATGACGGGTCGGCGTATTTTCCGTATGGCGCCCTTGCATCACCATTACGAACTTAAAGGATGGCCGGAACCACGGGTTATTGTGCGTTTTTGGATTATCACTGTTGTGCTGGTACTACTAGGCCTAGCCACGCTCAAAGTTCGTTAATTAGCCGAGTGTTAGCGACGCAGCGCCGCCACTGCCGTGACGCATAAAGGAGCCAGAACAATGGTGCAAGTACCACAGGGAATGACCGTCGTGGTTGGCCTGGGAATATCGGGGCAGGCAATTTGTCGCCATTTATCGCGCAACAACATCCCCTTTATGGTGGCTGATACGCGTGAAAAGCCTCCAGGTCTAGAGGCTTTTCACGCGGCTCACCCTAATGTCACTGTTCACTGTGGCCCTTTAGCCGCTCTCGACTTTACTTATGCCCATGAGGTGGTAATAAGCCCTGGTGTTGATCCCTCTTCACCTGGGCTTAATGGGCTTTTGTCACGCCGTAATGAAGTAA encodes the following:
- a CDS encoding UDP-N-acetylmuramoyl-L-alanyl-D-glutamate--2,6-diaminopimelate ligase; translation: MTLHPSSLLQALRQVWPNALLPDELLGLPAELRLITDTRKLSAGDVFIAVPGSQQDGRAFIERALELGASFVLAHTKQSKATLEGQVLYLPHLSLRLGELGRALFDVPNDLQVIAVTGTNGKSSVTHYIAALSELLGTPAGVVGTLGTGRPGQLLDSGLTTPGPLALQQALGDLARQGVKRVALEASSHALDQHRLEAVDVNVGVFTNLSRDHLDYHGSMAAYAAAKAKLFRRTELTHAVVNADDPLTRLMLAGCDSNVRVLATGCDDAVTLRVLDWHPHKEGQQALIATPEGEKALDLSLMGRFNLDNVLLAITVLYGVGETLDRLFDAASALTPVPGRMALYRAASGPSVVVDYAHTPDALDNALGALKAHLGSSEGKLWCLFGCGGERDTGKRAEMAAVAERLADHVVITDDNPRFESAEQIRKEIIAGLSPDTPFMELGDRRQAIAYVVQQAGQNDVVLVAGKGHEAYQEIAGVRHAYQDDEQVVKALALKDSGQ
- a CDS encoding UDP-N-acetylmuramoyl-tripeptide--D-alanyl-D-alanine ligase, whose product is MSWTLGGVAAALNLLPPALPQLPLTAVVTDTRKIVPGCLFVALKGPRFDGHDFLEKAREQGASAALVEQPNDSTLPQLVCADTRLGLGLLAREWRYRHKLPIVAVTGNSGKTTVKEMTAALLAPLGDVLATEGNLNNDFGVPLTLLRLTECHQAAVVELGANHLGEIAWTSQLASPDVAIITNVTGAHVGEFGGMGQIAQAKSEILSGLSASGVAVLNREDRYFAFWSACAAPRRIVSYGWDNQSDVYAAALSCDQQGRYAFTLIYQGQALGDVRLPLIGKHNVSNALAAAAAALVVGLAPERVVAGLSLLPSLPGRLSSVPGIRNATLLDDTYNANPGAMKAALETLANFPAPRWCALGAMGELGQESEALHAEIGRFAASLGIDTLLTFGDAARSASEAFGRGQHFDDHETLVRHIINTLPPDTTLLVKGSRSAGMEHVIAALRSDEIR
- the rsmH gene encoding 16S rRNA (cytosine(1402)-N(4))-methyltransferase RsmH, with translation MPSADADQVASHYRHTSVLLEGAVDALVHDPDGTYLDGTFGRGGHSRLILSRLGEQGRLMAMDRDPQAIAAAAEIEDARFQITQREFAHLAEYAKEHGLYGKLSGVLLDIGVSSPQLDDPERGFSFMRNGPLDMRMDPTQGESAADFLARAREADIANVFKTFGEERYAKRLARAVVTRRADKPFTHTVDLAEVLKAAHPAWEKGRHPATKAFQGLRIYLNGELEQLDAALEAALEALAPGGHLVVISFHSLEDRRVKRFIRHHVRGDTHLPRGVPIRDDQLNRRLEALGKGMRPSDDEVDVNPRARSAVMRAARKRM
- the ftsL gene encoding cell division protein FtsL, whose protein sequence is MSMDRIERWVAILRAEWPFKLRIRLWPLVISVLFLLCMVTGLAVVTTTHMTRMQFAQLQQLEQEKNQLQTEWGQLLLEEGAWSTPARIEQIATERLDMRIPDVNDVEVIRP
- a CDS encoding peptidoglycan D,D-transpeptidase FtsI family protein, whose protein sequence is MSQQRRGGMSRQLPVAPPLAGGRFLFILILVILASSILIGRITLLQVIDRPFLQSQGDARTLRHEAIPAHRGMITDRNGEPLAISTPVVTLWANPQELPDDGIQRFMLAQALGMTIDDFESRVARFSSREFMYLRRQMTPEAAQRILDLRTPGVYPQREYKRYYPAGEVAAQLLGVTNVDDVGQEGLELAYQPYLAGHPGQRRVIKDRRGRLVRELGVIRDAQPGGELTLAIDQRIQYMAYRELRAAVAEHEADGGSLVMLDARTGEVLAIANLPSYNPNNRAGLDPRGLRNQALVDVFEPGSVMKPLAMAAILESGVVDRDVVVDTSPGWMRVDQFTIRDFRNYGALDLAGILEKSSNIGMSRLALRLSDTAIWEKYNQLGLGYSPGTGFPGESAGSLPAPVRWSRSERAALSYGYGLSVSALQLASAYTALANGGERLPPSLLRLSEPPQGIPAISPSVANDLLDVLETSVGAYSGGRRARVEGYRVGGKTGTVRKTGQQGYMADAYRSVFAGIAPISDPRIVTVVMIDHPKAGQFYGGAVAAPVFSSVTGNALRLLDVPPDHGVD
- the mraY gene encoding phospho-N-acetylmuramoyl-pentapeptide-transferase, whose product is MLLHLANFLAQYQSAFQVFNYLTLRVILAALTALMLCLWLGPWVIRRLVEGQIGQAVRDDGPQSHLSKAGTPTMGGAMILLAIAISTLAWGDLTNHYVWIVLAVTLGFGAIGWVDDYRKVVEKNPRGLPARWKYFWQSVVGLGAAIVLYVTASTPVETSLLVPLFKDVALPLGVFYIVLTYFVIVGSSNAVNLTDGLDGLAIMPTVLVAMGLSVFAYASGNAVFANYLHIPFINGTGELAIFCATIAGAGLGFLWFNTYPAQVFMGDVGALALGAALGVVAVIVRQEIVLFIMGGIFVLETVSVILQVGSYKMTGRRIFRMAPLHHHYELKGWPEPRVIVRFWIITVVLVLLGLATLKVR